A region from the Geobacter benzoatilyticus genome encodes:
- a CDS encoding ubiquinol-cytochrome c reductase iron-sulfur subunit, with protein MQTSSRREFLGFCLGGLAVAGAVAVAYPILGYLTPVKTNESGDRISFAATEIPPEGAKFFKFRGTTGVVIRKQGGELVALSAICTHLGCVVQWEKEKQNFLCPCHAGRFTPDGTVISGPPPKPLERLPIVVADGVVTVG; from the coding sequence ATGCAGACCAGCAGCAGACGGGAATTTCTCGGTTTCTGCCTTGGCGGGCTTGCTGTCGCAGGTGCGGTTGCGGTTGCCTACCCTATTCTCGGCTATCTCACACCAGTGAAAACCAATGAATCCGGAGACAGGATTTCGTTTGCTGCAACGGAAATACCGCCGGAAGGTGCCAAATTCTTCAAATTCCGCGGCACGACCGGAGTTGTAATAAGAAAGCAGGGTGGAGAACTCGTTGCTCTTTCGGCAATATGCACGCACCTTGGATGCGTTGTGCAGTGGGAGAAAGAAAAACAGAACTTCCTCTGCCCCTGCCACGCCGGTCGTTTTACTCCTGACGGCACTGTAATCTCCGGGCCGCCGCCAAAGCCTCTGGAGAGGCTGCCGATAGTTGTGGCCGACGGTGTTGTGACTGTCGGATAG
- a CDS encoding cytochrome b, whose amino-acid sequence MTPLKSIYHWLDVRLGLGELVEKHLTGYLLPRNINAWYSLGSVLLVIFGIQIATGILLLIYYVPDAEKAFKSVTYIMNDVPFGWFIRLCHAVGSNMMVAVLLLHMLSVLFMGSHKSPREMNWLTGFILFNLILGISLTGYLLPWSQLSFWATTVATNSVGAIPIVGEYLMTFLRGGILVGPPTLGRFFAVHVTFLPLAIGAFIVAHLFLLERIGVSTPPFGLGETKNNWQGDSFRYQSHPGGIPFFPNYLLQDMTSILIYLAIFLTVVFFSPYIFFPPTAFVPADPFKTPAHIKPEWYFLANYQTLKVFPNELLGLMVQGAAMTILALLPFLDRSKERNPLKRPLFLSCFAGGIILYIAMAIWGHYS is encoded by the coding sequence ATGACGCCATTAAAGAGCATCTACCACTGGCTCGACGTCAGGCTTGGCTTGGGAGAACTGGTGGAGAAACATCTCACCGGCTACCTTCTGCCCCGCAACATCAACGCCTGGTATTCCCTGGGCAGCGTGCTTCTTGTCATATTCGGCATCCAGATTGCGACCGGTATCCTTCTCCTCATATACTATGTCCCCGATGCTGAAAAAGCCTTCAAGAGTGTGACTTACATCATGAACGATGTCCCGTTTGGCTGGTTCATCCGCCTGTGCCACGCCGTTGGCTCCAATATGATGGTGGCTGTCCTGCTTCTCCACATGCTGTCGGTCCTGTTTATGGGGAGCCATAAGAGCCCACGGGAAATGAACTGGTTAACCGGCTTCATCCTCTTCAACCTGATTCTGGGAATTTCACTCACGGGTTATCTCTTGCCGTGGAGCCAGCTTTCGTTTTGGGCTACAACGGTTGCCACCAACAGTGTCGGCGCAATCCCCATTGTCGGGGAGTATCTCATGACATTCCTCCGGGGCGGTATTCTGGTGGGTCCACCGACGCTGGGACGTTTTTTTGCCGTTCATGTGACCTTCCTGCCGCTCGCCATCGGAGCTTTTATTGTTGCACACCTCTTCCTGCTGGAGCGCATTGGCGTTTCCACCCCTCCCTTCGGGCTGGGCGAAACAAAAAACAACTGGCAGGGGGACAGCTTTCGCTATCAATCTCACCCCGGTGGCATCCCGTTTTTCCCCAATTATCTTCTCCAGGATATGACTTCCATTCTGATTTATCTGGCAATATTTTTAACGGTCGTGTTTTTCTCTCCGTACATTTTCTTCCCTCCAACCGCCTTTGTGCCTGCCGATCCCTTCAAGACCCCGGCACACATAAAGCCTGAATGGTATTTCCTCGCAAATTATCAGACGCTCAAGGTGTTCCCGAACGAGCTCCTGGGGCTCATGGTTCAAGGGGCAGCTATGACCATTCTGGCGCTACTTCCATTCTTGGATCGGAGCAAGGAGCGAAATCCGCTAAAAAGACCTCTATTCCTTTCATGTTTTGCGGGAGGAATTATTTTGTACATCGCAATGGCAATATGGGGGCATTACTCATGA
- a CDS encoding GSU3473 family protein — protein sequence MVVLVRCNDDTITVAQRVKLGLLIRDGVIKSFLRSGVWVDVTNYQAKPQRRLAPPPESRCSTFATCL from the coding sequence ATGGTTGTACTGGTACGTTGCAACGACGACACGATCACTGTGGCACAGAGGGTGAAACTCGGCCTGCTTATCCGGGACGGTGTAATCAAATCTTTTCTGCGCTCGGGAGTCTGGGTGGATGTGACAAATTATCAAGCGAAGCCCCAAAGACGCCTTGCCCCTCCCCCCGAATCCAGATGCTCGACATTTGCTACTTGTCTCTGA
- the ettA gene encoding energy-dependent translational throttle protein EttA, producing the protein MSTDGNKIIYSMMRVSKFYDKKPVIKDISLSYFYGAKIGVLGLNGSGKSSLLRIMAGVDKDFNGQAVLSPGYTVGYLEQEPHLDEGKTVREIVEEGCQETVNLLNEFNEITAAFSDPDADMDKLLDRQATVQEKLDHLDAWDLDSRLEMAMDALRCPPGDTPVTVLSGGERRRVALCRLLLQKPDILLLDEPTNHLDAETIAWLEHHLQGYPGTIIAVTHDRYFLDNVAGWILELDRGEGIPWKGNYSSWLEQKQNRLAQEEKSESDRQKTLQRELEWIRMSPKGRHAKSKARISSYEQLLSQESEKRAKELEIYIPPGPRLGNIVIEAENISKSYGDRLLVEGMSFRLPPGGIVGVIGPNGAGKTTLFRMITGQEEPDSGSIRIGDTVKVAYVDQSRDALSPDKSIWEEISGGQETLQLGKVSVNSRAYVSRFNFSGSDQQKKVGLLSGGERNRVHIAKMLKEGGNVILLDEPTNDLDVNTMRALEEALENFAGCAVVISHDRWFLDRIATHILAFEGDSQVVWFDGNYSEYEEDRKKRLGAAADMPHRIKYRQLTRA; encoded by the coding sequence TATGGTGCCAAGATCGGTGTCCTGGGCCTTAACGGCTCAGGTAAATCATCGCTGCTGCGCATCATGGCCGGGGTCGATAAGGATTTCAATGGCCAGGCGGTTCTCTCGCCCGGCTATACCGTAGGCTACCTTGAACAGGAACCGCATCTCGACGAGGGGAAAACCGTGCGGGAAATCGTCGAAGAGGGTTGCCAGGAAACGGTAAATCTTCTTAACGAGTTCAACGAAATAACGGCCGCCTTTTCCGATCCCGATGCCGATATGGACAAACTGCTGGATCGCCAGGCAACCGTGCAGGAGAAACTTGACCATCTGGATGCCTGGGATCTGGACTCCCGGCTGGAGATGGCCATGGACGCTTTGCGCTGCCCGCCGGGCGATACGCCGGTCACGGTGCTTTCCGGCGGTGAAAGGCGCCGCGTGGCCCTGTGCCGGCTTCTGCTGCAAAAGCCCGACATCCTCCTCCTTGACGAACCCACCAACCATCTGGACGCAGAGACCATTGCCTGGCTTGAACATCACCTTCAGGGGTATCCCGGCACCATTATCGCCGTTACCCACGACCGCTATTTCCTTGACAATGTTGCCGGCTGGATTCTCGAACTGGACCGGGGAGAGGGGATCCCGTGGAAAGGGAATTATTCTTCATGGCTTGAGCAGAAGCAAAACCGGCTCGCGCAGGAGGAGAAGTCGGAAAGCGATCGTCAGAAGACCCTGCAACGGGAGCTCGAGTGGATAAGGATGAGCCCCAAGGGGCGCCATGCGAAAAGCAAGGCCCGGATCAGTTCCTATGAACAATTACTCTCCCAGGAGAGCGAGAAACGGGCAAAGGAACTGGAGATTTACATTCCTCCCGGGCCGAGACTCGGCAACATCGTCATTGAGGCGGAAAATATCTCCAAGTCGTATGGCGACCGGCTCCTTGTGGAGGGGATGAGTTTTCGGCTGCCACCTGGAGGGATCGTCGGCGTGATAGGCCCCAACGGGGCCGGCAAGACAACGCTCTTCCGGATGATTACAGGCCAGGAAGAACCTGATTCAGGCTCCATTCGCATTGGAGATACCGTGAAGGTTGCCTATGTGGACCAGAGCCGCGATGCACTGAGCCCGGACAAGAGCATTTGGGAAGAGATTTCCGGAGGGCAGGAGACCCTGCAACTGGGCAAGGTAAGTGTAAACTCGCGAGCCTATGTGTCACGGTTCAATTTTTCCGGGAGCGATCAGCAGAAAAAAGTCGGCCTGCTTTCGGGCGGGGAGCGGAACCGGGTTCACATAGCCAAGATGCTCAAGGAAGGCGGAAACGTAATCCTGCTGGACGAACCGACCAATGACCTGGATGTGAACACCATGCGTGCACTGGAAGAGGCGCTGGAGAACTTTGCCGGTTGTGCCGTGGTCATCTCCCATGACCGCTGGTTCCTTGACCGGATTGCTACCCATATCCTTGCATTCGAAGGAGACAGCCAGGTGGTATGGTTCGATGGAAACTATTCAGAGTACGAAGAGGACCGCAAGAAACGGCTTGGCGCTGCCGCCGACATGCCGCATCGGATCAAGTACCGCCAATTGACGCGAGCATAG